CGTCGATATAGGTCGACTTGAGCTTCGAAAGCGTGCGGAATTTGAGGATCTCCGCCGGCAGGGGATGAAGGGGAGCAAGAGCTTCGAGCACGTCCACATTGGTCGAGAATCCGGTTTTGGTCTTCTTGGTCGGCGTAAGTTTTAATTTCACGAACAGGATTTCCGCGAGCTGCTTCGGAGAATTGATGTTGAATTCCGTTCCTGCCAGTTCGTAAATGCTCCTTTCGATGCCCGCCATGTCAATTCCCAGCTTCTTCGACATGAGCGAAAGATATTCGGCATTGATCTTCACGCCGACGCGCTCCATGTCGACCAGGACCTCCATGAGAGGCATCTCCATGTCAGAGAAAAGCCTTTCCAGGTCCTGCTCCCGAAGCAGGGGGGCGAGCGTTTGTTTCAGCCGGAGCGTTATGTCCGCGTCTTCACCGGAGTAGCGGGTCGCGGTCTGCACATCAACTTCGGCAAATCCGATCTGCTTTTTCCCTGACCCCGTGACGTCGGCATACGTGATGGTCTTATGATTAAGATACTCGAGCGCAAGCGCGTCCATCCCATGGGAGGCCTTGCCCGGGTTCAGGAGATAGGACGCGATCATGGTGTCGAAGGAGATGCCCTTTACCGGTATCCCATAATGCCCGAGCACGAGCAGGTCGTATTTGATGTTCTGCCCGATCTTCCGGATCGCGGGATCTCCCATGACCGGTTTGAGCGCGTCCAGCGCGTGTTCGAGGCTGATCTGTTTTGGAGCGCCAGGGTAGCGGTGGCCGAGCGGCAGGTAATATGCCTGGTGGGGCCGGATGGAAAACGAGATCCCGACCAGTTCGGCCTGCATGGCATCGAGCGATGTGGTTTCGGTATCAAAACAGAATTCGTCCGTTGAGGAAAGGGCGCGAATCAGGTCCTGAAGATCCTTTTCCTCAAGGATCGTGCGATATTCCACGTCCTGTTCGGGTTCCTGGATGACGTGCTTCAGCAATGCGGTGAATTCGAGTTCTTTTAAGATCCTGAGCAGGGCAGGACCGTCAGGTGCCTTGAGCTTCAGGTCGTCATAGCTGATCTCGATCGGCACATCGGTATGCAGGATCGCCAGTTCGCGGCTCAGGCGCGCGAGGTCCGCGTATTCAATGAGCGATTGTTTCAACTTCGGTTTGGTGATCTCGTGCGTGTGGGCGAGCAGGTTTTCAATGGTCCTGTACTGCCTGATCAGGACCTGTGCGGTCTTCTCGCCGATGCCGGGCACGCCGGGAATATTGTCCGATGCGTCGCCCATGAGGCCCATGATCTCGACCACGCGGTCGGGCGGCACGCTGAAGCGCTCTTCCACATCCGCGGGCTCGTAGACCTTGTCCTTGAGCGTGTCATACACCTTTATCCGGGGTCCCACGAGCTGGAGGAGGTCCTTGTCACCCGTGACGATGGTGATATCCATGCCATGCGATTCCGCATTTCGGGCGAGGGTGGCGATCACATCGTCGGCCTCCTGACCTTCGATCACGAAAACCGGGATGCGGAAGGCCTCCACCAGTTTGTGGATATAAGGGATCTGGGGGATGAGGTCTCCGGGCATGGGAGGCCGGTGGGCCTTGTATTCCTTGTATTCACCATGTCTGCGGGTCGGACCCTTGGGATCGAACACGATGGCAAGCAATGCCGGCGCTTTGTCCTTGATTACTTTTAAGAGCATGTTCGCAAAACCAAAGACCGCGTTCGTCGGCAAACCGGCAGAATTGCTGAGCCCCCGTATTGCGTAAAACGCCCGGTAAATATAGGAATTGCCGTCGATAATATAAAAAGTGGTTTTTGAATTATTGCTCGTGCTCATGGAAAGGGAGTATAGCGTACCTGCATAAGAAAGACAATGGGAGAATGGTGATAAGGGCGGTTTGCATCCTCAATCATAGAGCCTGCCCTCGAATGCTCTTATCGGGGGAGGGAGAGGATCGAGGTGAGGGGGGATTGGTTTGCAGCCAGAGGCCGCGCTATGGATGTCATAAGCTGTACAGTTAGATTCCGAAAGATTTTCTTGACGCAAATGAGATAATGTTGTATAAACAACGCTTGTTCAGTTTGTTTTACTCAATTCCTTTATCTCCTCAGGCCATCTTAGCTCAGCTGGTAGAGCAACTGATTCGTAATCAGTAGGTCGCCGGTTCGACTCCGGCAGATGGCTCCACATATCATCGGATTTTATTTCGTAACTCATGCAACACTTTAGTTATCTTTTTTTCGAAATCTGATAGCGCCTCATATCGTTCCGCTGTTGATAATATTTTCTTGACATCCTCAAGGCAATGATATTTAATACAATGAATCTTAGCAGGACAACGCATCCGGCAATAAATCTCAATGACGTTTCTTTAATCACAATAACTATTTAATGGATTTATAAACAGGAGGGGACAATGAAAGGTAGAATGTCATTTTTTAAGATCACTCTGATAGTTGGAGCGCTGATCATATTATTTTTGTCTTTGGCCTCGTGCAGTAAGAAGTCAGGCGGGAGCAGCGACGGAGGCGGTGGCAGCGCGGGACCCAATGAAAATATAGCGGTTGTTGCAACCCCGTCTTCCATAACCGTTAACGGAACCTCAACGATTACCGTCGCCGTAAATGATAGCGATGGCAACCCGGTCCCTGATGGGACCGCAGTCACTTTTTCCCTGAGTTCCGCTGACTATGGCAGTTTGTCCAACTCAACAGTAACTACCGCCAACGGGGTCGCAACCACGACATTTACCGCGGGTAGTATTTCAGGTGCTGTTACAATCACCGCCACATCGATTTTCGGCTTCAACAATACCACCCTTACTGTCGGAACTGTTCCCGGAGGAGCAGTTGCAACAGGCAGTATACAGTTCATATCAGCCACTCCCTCGATCATAGGGATAAAAGGCGTGGGTCGAGAGGAGATCTCTTTCATCACGTTTCTGGTGAGCGATCTGAACGGAAGCCCCGTTGATGGCGCATCGGTCAGCTTTACGATGGCTGGTCCGAACGGCGGAGAGTATATAGGCGAGATAGATTCAACACCCAATACAGCCACTGCCGTAACGGTAAGCGGCAATGTAACGGTTATACTGCACAGCGGATCAATAGCCGGGACAGTCACTATTGTTGCTACCACTTTGATTGACGGCGTTCCGATATCTTCGTCCGCAACCCCGATATCCATCGGCGGCGGTGTCCCGTCTGCGGCTCACTTTAACATAGCCAGGACGCCTGTTAATCTTGAAGGACTTAGCTGGTCGGGCCTTCAATCCACAGTTATGGCATTCTTGGGCGACCGGTTCGGAAACTATAATGTGATGAACGGGACATCCGTTTCCTTCTATGCAGAATCAGGGGCCATTGACGCTCAGGGAATAACGGGAGGAGTAACTGGTACCAACGTGAGCGGCATTGATAGTACTCCGGGCGACACCGGCGAGGCTAATGTTGTTTTCAGGACCCAGGATCCCATTCCCCAGGATGTATTGCGCGTTTTGGCAGGAGAGGCTCTTTCCCGGTATTTTGATGGAGACAATGAACCCTATCGTACGTACGGTAGTCGTACCTATAACCCGAGGGATGGATGGTGCACAATCATCGCAGCCACGAAGGGTGAGGAAACATTCCTCGATGAGAACCTCGACGGACTGTTTACCCGTTCTTATAAAAACGACAAATGCCCGTATGGTAATTCCATCATCTGTGAATGCGATGGAGGAACAGCGGGCGGGTACGCGGGGTATGTACAGCAAGGCGAAAAATGCACTGATACCGGGAAACCTGGTGGGAACAGATCTGAAGGATTTGTAGACATACCGGGTGACCCGTTCTATGATGTGAATGACGATGGAGTAAGAGATGACGGACAGACCTTTGGACACCCGTTTGAACTCTATATAGACACAAATCATAATGGCTCGTTTGATGGCCCTAATGTGAAGTGGGATGGTCCTGACTGCCAAACATCGGGATGCGAACAGAGCAAAACGATTTGGGAAACTGCTCCGATCGTCATCAGCGGCGGACCAGTATTTCTTCCTCAACCTGACGCTAACAAATGTTATAACCTTACCACGGATATTGCTTCCACCTGCAGTGCAACCTTCAATAAGGACGATTTTGCAGTTGCCCCCACAACAGGCATTACCAAGGGAAGCAGTGGTTCATTCAAAATAATCGTTGGAGATTATAATTTAAATAAACTCCAAGGTGGGACTAAGATAATAGCGACGGCATCCACAATTGCATCGGCACCAACAAACACGACAGCCACCACAAATGTAATAACCGTAATCCCGTCGGAATACGTTGTTGATGATAATTTCATTCCGGTTGGGCCAACATTTTTTGAATTTACCGTGAGTGTTCCGGTAGACACGACTGCTGATTCGACAACGGTGACGGTTGAGGTGACCACGCCAAACGGCTCCAAAAACAAAACATCGACTTTTGTGAGTATTAATTAAATCGTTTTGTGTATCATGTTCTCAATGTGCGCGAAGGTATCAGCTGAATCTGTATCAACTACCCCGTCGCGTGCGGCGGAGTAGTTGATTTACTTCTGGTAGAGGAGAGTATAAATGACCAGGAAGACAATACCTGCAATCTTGTTCGGATTAATTGCATTAGTAAGCCTGCCTTTTACCGCAGATGCATCCACAATCGGGAATATCGCCTCAAGCCAGGGAGGGGGAGGGGAGGTTTCCGTCGGCGTGGAGTACGAAAGGGTATTCAACAGGGACCTGAGCATAAATAGCGGCGACAGGACGAGGAATGTAAACGGGGCCATCACCACCACATCCTTTCCTGCCTCAGGTGGCAGCATCAATGATTTCAAGATGGAGTCCAACCGCGTCCTTGTAAAAGGCACCTTTGGATTTCATCAGGACATAGACCTGGATCTTTTTCTCAAAATGGGGATCGCGGATGTACTGTGGAAAGCAAATCATGTGGTAGCAGCCGGTACTGACCGGGACCTGGAATTTGATGGAGAAGCCGATTTTGCATGGGGCGGCGGTGCCAAATTAGGCTTTTATCAGTTCTCCAGTGGTTTAAAGATCATGGGTGATATCCAGTATCTGACCTATACAGTCAGCGGAAACTACAGCGTCAACGGCCTTGACAGGGCGTTTTTCGAAACCCCGTCCTCCTATGAAACAAAGACCAACGTCGAGGAGTGGCAAGGTGCCCTGTATGCGCAGCAGTTTTTTGGACCGATCGGTCCCTATCTCGGCGTCAAGTATTCAGATATGAACCTGGAGAACGAAACCAGCGTGAGCGGCAGAACCAGCGGTGTTCCTTATTCTTACGATGAAACAGTAAATGCTGATGCCGACAAAAACCTCGGTGCTTTTCTTGGCGCCGATATTAACATCGTACCAAGACACTTGAGCGTTAATGTTGAAGTAAGGCTCGTGGATGAGACCGCATGCAGTATCGGGGTGAATTATAAGTTTTAAGCGCCTGTTATTTTGAAGAGGGAACATTCTCAGTAATGAACGGGTTTGGAAAAGCATTCTTGAGGCTTGCATAAATAAATTGAAAAGACGTCATCTAAGCGTCATTCCCGCGGAAGCGGAATTCCAGGAAAAACCTGCATAAACCACTGGATTCCGGGTCGAGCCCGGAATGACGGTCTAATTTAACAATAGGGTAATATAACCCCCCATCTTTAACGCAGGAATTCCACCTTCCATCTTGCAACCTGTTCAATGACGCATGGACTGACTTTTTCACAAACCGGCAGCCATCCCTGCATTACAGGATAATACATCACATCAAACCCTGTCCAAAAACTAATGTGAACAAATAAACAAAAAGTAAAGGTTGACAATACAAATAAATATGTTTATATTTGTTCTCATTAACCGTGTTTAACGGGGTGGCGATGAACCTTCCTAACTATATCACTCTCATCAGAATTGTCCTCATCCCGTTTTTTATTAATTTAATGATCTACGATTATTACCGGTCGGCACTCGCTGTTTTCGTCGCTGCTTGCGTGACCGATGCGCTCGACGGATTGATCGCGCGAGTTACCAACTCCATAACGGAATTGGGCGCGCTTCTTGATCCGATCGCGGATAAATTGCTTATTCTTTCAGCGTTCGTGACCCTGGTGCTGCTCAAGATGCTCCCGGTGTGGCTCGTCATAATTGTGGTGAGCAGGGATGTGATCCTGATCCTTGGCAGCCTTGTTATCTATTTTTTGGGGCACGATTTGAAGGCCAAGCCATCGTTCATCGGCAAGGCCACCACGGTGTTGCAGCTGCTCGTGGTAACGCTATCGCTGCTCCTGAAGGCATTCGGCAAAGAGCCGGCGGGGACACACGTCCTGCACTGGACAACGGCCGTATTCACGCTGGTTTCAGGAATACAGTACATCGTGCGCGGAACCCGGATCGTCAGCTGATAGTGCATTGATACTTTTACACGGAGGTCGTGAATGAAGATATCTGATATGATCAGACAGGCATTGGAAAAGAAAGGCTTCAAAAATCTTAAGGACGCTTCGAAAGTGCTCGGCATCAGCCCTGAGCTTCTGCGGGTCACGATCAATAAAGGGCACATACCGAAGGACTCGACGCTCATGGTGATCGCGAACAAGCTGGGGCTGGACAAGTCCATGCTCGTTCTTGCGGCCCACCAGGAAAAGGTCCCGGACGAGGTCAAAGGATTTTTCCTTTCCCCATCGCAGGCGAAGTTCAAGCGGGGAAAGCGAAAATTTCCGCTGTCCGAAGAACAGACCAGTTACCTGGAAAAGATCCTGAGCATCGATGAAATCATGATGTTGCGGAAATTGCGTCAGGTTTCCGATGAGGCGATGGTGCAGATAAACGGGTACGTTGATTTCATGTTCGCTTCCAAGAAGAGACCCTGATTGCTCGAGATCGAACATATCCTGCCGGGCAGTATTGCTGAAGAACTGGGCTTGCAAGCGGGGGACGTGCTTGACTCTTTGAACGGGAAAGACGTCCATGACGTTATCGATTACCGTTTCTGGGTCGCTGAAGAACGTATCGTTATTGCGTTTCATACAAAGGACGGCAAGGCCAAAAAGCTCCTTATTGAGAAAGACCCTGACGACAACCTCGGGCTGGAGTTCTCTCCGTTCCGCATCACCCGGTGCCATAACCGGTGCATCTTCTGCTTTGTCGATCAAATGCCGGCCGGTTGCCGGAAAAGCCTGTATGTAAAGGACGACGACTTCCGGGCTTCTTTCCTGCACGGAAATTATATTACGCTCGGCGCCCTTTCAGAAAATGACTGGGAGAGGATCTTTCGTGAGCGGTTGTCTCCGCTTTATATCTCCGTTCATACCACGGACCACCCGCTCCGTACCTTCATGCTGGGAAACAGGAAGGCGCCTGATATCCTGGCGAGCATGAAGCGTCTGGCCTCGGGCGGAATTATGATGCATACGCAGATCGTTCTGTGCCCCGGGATCAACGACGGCGATCGCTTGCAGAAGACGCTGGACGATCTGTCCGGTCTTTTCCCGGCGGTCGCTTCCATAGCAGTAGTCCCGGTTGGAATAACGTCATTCAGAAAAACGTTATTTCGCCTCAGGTCGTTTACCCGGTCCGAGGCGCGTGCGGTGATCGAACGTATTGCCAAACTCGGGTCTCGGTTCAAACGACAGCTCGGGACCCGGCTTGTTTTTGCTTCTGATGAATTCTTCATCAAGGCGGGAGAGCCGTTCCCCCGGCTGTCTTTTTACGAGGAACTTCCCCAGAGAGAGAACGGCGTGGGCATGGTGTCCGAATTTCTGCGTGATGTATCACGCACCCGGATCCCGATAAAAACGACGCCGATGAAATTGACCCTGGTTACCGGGGTATCATTCGGCCGTATTCTCAAACACGCCCTTGAGCGGTTCAGAACGGTTGAAGGACCAACAATCAGACTGGTGATCGCGCAGAACGGTTTTTTCGGGCCTTCGGTTACGGTTGCAGGGCTCTTGACAGGACAGGACATTCTCCGGGCGCTCAAGGGTAAGCGTCTGGGAGACCTCGTTCTGATACCCTCCAGTGCGCTGAAGGAAGATGAAGACCTGTTCCTTGACAACATGCAACTCGCACAGTTGGAGCAGGCGCTCTCTGTCAGGGTACTGAAAGCAGATACCTTCAGTGAACTGGTCAACGTGCTGCGTGGTAAGGGGAGGCGCTTCTGATGATTTCAGGAAAGACGTCGATCTACGGCATATTCGGACACCCTGTGGAGCACACCTTCTCGCCGGGGATGCATAATAGCGCATTCAAAAAACTCGGTATGGATGCCTGCTACGTGCCCTTTGCGGTCCCTCCCGGGGGCCTGGCGGATGCCGTGCGAGCAATAGTTCCTCTCGGTCTCCGCGGAGTGAACGTCACGGTCCCGCACAAAGAACGCGTGCTTGCCTTTCTTGATGAACTTTCTGAAGAGGCGCGGCTGATCGGCGCGGTGAATACAATCGAGATCAGAAAAGGGCGGCTGATCGGCCACAATACCGACGGCAGAGGGTTCCTGCGGTCTCTCAGGGAGCATGGGGATCTGGATCCTAAAGGGAAAAAATTTCTGTTCATCGGCTCGGGCGGTGCGGCCCGCGCCGTGAGCTTCAGTCTGGCGCTTGCCGGCGCTGCTGAGATCGTCTTTCGAGACCTTGATGCCCGAAAAGCATCTGTGCTCGCGAATGATATCCGGGAAAAGACCGGGGTGCCGGCAATAACCATAGGACAGGAGTCGCTCTCGGAACATGCGGCTGATGCCGATTGTCTGATCAATGCCACTCCGCTCGGTCTTAAGAAAACGGACCCCCTGCCGATACCCGCAAAGTTCGTCACGAGAAATCATCTCGTTTGTGATCTTGTCTATAACCCTCCGGAAACCGCACTTTTGAATGTGGCAAAGAAGCGGCACGCCAAGAGACTATCCGGTCTCGGCATGCTTTTATACCAGGGTGTTATCGCCTTAGAAATATGGACCGGGGGGAAAGCGCCGGTCCTGGTCATGAAGAACGCACTTGCCAGGCAGATACGATAACACATTATAAAATCGGGGGAAAGAATGTCTGGCGTCTTGACATGCATTCATTATTCAAGTAATATAAAGAATATAATTTTTTATTTTTAAGGGAGCCCTTATGGCGATGTCTGGAAGACTCGGCTCGATGCTGGTATCGTCGGGTCTGATCACGGAAGACCAGTTGCAGAAAGCGCTCGCGTCGCAGAAAAGCCAGGGCGGCAGGCTTGGCTCTATCCTGGTGAAGATGCAGTTTGTGCAGGAAGACAAACTGATGACGTTCCTGAGCAAACAGTATGGCGTCCCCTATGTCGACTTGAGCAAATTTGAGATCAATCCCGCCGTCATAAAACATATTCCCGCGGAAGTAGCCCAGAAATATCGCATCATGCCGATCAATCGCGCCGGCGCCACGATCACCATCGCCATGGTCGACCCCTCCAATATATTCGCCATTGACGACATCAAATTTATGACCGGCTATAATGTCGAGGCGGTTGTGGCAACCGAAGGCGCGATTGTTGAAGCGGTCAAAAAATATTACGGCTCCGGCGCCAAGTCCCTCGTTGCCGCCAAAAGCGGCGGGATTGCACAAGCGGCACAACCCCGGGAAGAGAAAAAGATCTCCCTGGACGCCAAAGATTATGCGATGGACGAATCGGTCGATGAAAACGCTTTTGTCGATGATATCGATACCGGCGGAGAGGTTGACGTCGATGATTTCGATAACCTCGTTCATGGCGCAGTCGATGAACTCGAGGTCATTGAAGATGAAAAGCTGGACGCGTTGTCGGGAGAAGTTGAAGCGCCGATCGTGAAACTCGTGAACGGTATTCTGCTCCGGGCGGCAAAGGCGGGCGTGAGCGACATCCATATTGAGCCCTACGAGAAAAAGTTCAGGGTGCGGTACCGGCTCGACGGCGTGCTGAAAACGGTCATGGGTCTTCCCCTCAAGATCAGGAATGCGATCATTTCCCGTATCAAGATCATGTCGTCCCTCGACATCGCCGAGCGGAGACTTCCGCAGGACGGCAGGATCAAGCTCAAGATGAGCAAGAACAAGGTCATGGACTTCCGTGTTTCCGTCCTTCCGACCCTCTTCGGGGAAAAGATCGTCATGCGGTTGCTCGACAAGTCGAATCTTCAGCTCGACATGACCAAGCTTGGCTTTGATGAGGACCAGTTGGTGGATTTTAAGGAGGCCCTCGGGAAACCGTTCGGCATGGTGCTGGTGACGGGCCCGACGGGAAGCGGCAAGACCACGACCCTTTACTCGGCGCTGAGCGAACTGAATACCGATTCCGAAAATATCATGACCGCTGAGGACCCGGTGGAATTCAACCTCATGGGCATCAATCAGGTCCAGATGAAGGACGAGATCGGGCTCAACTTTGCCGCTGCGCTCCGTTCCTTTCTCCGTCAGGACCCGGATATCATCATGGTGGGAGAGACCCGTGACTATGAAACTGCGGAGATCGGGGTCAAGGCAGCTCTTACCGGCCACCTCGTGCTCTCCACGCTGCATACCAATGATGCCCCAAGCACCATCAACCGCCTGCTCAACATGGGTGTTGAGCCGTTCCTGGTTTCTTCGGCAGTGATCCTTATCGTTGCCCAGCGGCTTGTACGGAAGGCCTGCCAGAACTGCAAGAAGCCGCAAAAACTGCCGGTTGAGACGTTTATCGACGCGGGGTTCGATCCGGAAGAGGCCAAGTCCATCGTAAGCTACCGGGGCGAAGGTTGCGAAATTTGCAATCAGACCGGGTATAAGGGCAGGGTGGCGCTCTACGAGGTCATGCCTCTCAAGGACGAGATCAAGGAGCTCATCCTGCAAGGCGCATCGGTCTTCGATCTCAAAAAAGCGGCCGTCAACGGAGGAATGAAGACCCTTCGGGCGAGCGGACTGTTGAAAGTGAAGGCTGGATTGACTTCGCTGGAAGAAGTGGTTGAGAACACATTCCCTGATAAAAATTAGCGGACGTCGAGAGCGTGAAGTATAAAATAGTATTCAAAAAAAGGGGTTCTTCCTATGGCCAACCTGCACGATCTGCTCAAGTTTATGATAGAAAAAGGCGCATCCGACCTCCATATTACCACGGGGATTCCGCCGTCGATCCGCGTTGACGGCAAGATAAAACTGATACCCGGATTGGAACCCCTGAGCGCCTCTCAGACCAAGGACCTCTGTTACAGCATCCTCACCGATGCCCAGAAGCACAAGTTTGAAGAGAACAGCGAACTCGACCTCTCCTTCGGCGTTAAGAACCTGTCCCGCTTTCGCGCAAATATGTTTGTGCAGCGCGGCGCCGTGGCTGCTGCGATCAGGACCATTCCTTTCAAGATCAAAACGTTCCAGGAGCTGGGTCTTCCGGAAATAGTCTCCGACCTTTGTAAAAAACCGAGAGGACTCGTTCTCGTCACCGGGCCCACGGGCAGCGGCAAGTCGACGACACTCGCCTCGATGATCGATAAGATAAACAGCGAGCGTCAGGAACATATCATCACCATCGAAGATCCGATCGAGTATCTCCACCCGCATAAAAAATGCCTGGTAAATCAGCGGGAGGTAAACGCTGACACCAAATCGTTCAAGGACGCCTTGAAATATATTCTCCGGCAGGACCCCGATGTCGTGCTCGTGGGAGAAATGCGCGATCTCGAAACCATTGAAGCGGCCCTGACCATAGCGGAAACAGGACATCTTACGTTCGCGACACTCCATACGAACTCCGCTGCGCAGACGATGAATCGTATCATTGATGTCTTTCCGCCTCACCAGCAATCCCAGGTCAGGGCACAGCTTTCGTTCGTTCTTGAAGGCGTCATGTCCCAGCAGCTCATACCGAAGATAGGCGGAGGCAGAATTCTCGCTCTGGAGGTCATGATCCCGAATGTCGCTATCCGGAACCTTATCCGGGAGGACAAAATCCATCAGGTCTATTCCATTATGCAGACCGGCCAGTCAAAGTTCGGCATGATGACCCTTAATCAGTCTCTGTATGAACTCTATACCAAAAAAATAATTTCGTATGAAGACTGTATCGGCCGTTCGTCGAACCCGGACGAACTCACTCAAATGCTTGGGCGCTCCGGTCTCGGAGGAGGGCAGAAGGTCCAGAAGGAATACCGCTGAGTCGATAGGTTGCTGCTAAATATAATTTCGAGGTGAAAAATGGCAACAA
This DNA window, taken from Nitrospirota bacterium, encodes the following:
- a CDS encoding type IV pilus twitching motility protein PilT — its product is MANLHDLLKFMIEKGASDLHITTGIPPSIRVDGKIKLIPGLEPLSASQTKDLCYSILTDAQKHKFEENSELDLSFGVKNLSRFRANMFVQRGAVAAAIRTIPFKIKTFQELGLPEIVSDLCKKPRGLVLVTGPTGSGKSTTLASMIDKINSERQEHIITIEDPIEYLHPHKKCLVNQREVNADTKSFKDALKYILRQDPDVVLVGEMRDLETIEAALTIAETGHLTFATLHTNSAAQTMNRIIDVFPPHQQSQVRAQLSFVLEGVMSQQLIPKIGGGRILALEVMIPNVAIRNLIREDKIHQVYSIMQTGQSKFGMMTLNQSLYELYTKKIISYEDCIGRSSNPDELTQMLGRSGLGGGQKVQKEYR
- the pgsA gene encoding CDP-diacylglycerol--glycerol-3-phosphate 3-phosphatidyltransferase, with the protein product MNLPNYITLIRIVLIPFFINLMIYDYYRSALAVFVAACVTDALDGLIARVTNSITELGALLDPIADKLLILSAFVTLVLLKMLPVWLVIIVVSRDVILILGSLVIYFLGHDLKAKPSFIGKATTVLQLLVVTLSLLLKAFGKEPAGTHVLHWTTAVFTLVSGIQYIVRGTRIVS
- the pilB gene encoding type IV-A pilus assembly ATPase PilB; this translates as MSGRLGSMLVSSGLITEDQLQKALASQKSQGGRLGSILVKMQFVQEDKLMTFLSKQYGVPYVDLSKFEINPAVIKHIPAEVAQKYRIMPINRAGATITIAMVDPSNIFAIDDIKFMTGYNVEAVVATEGAIVEAVKKYYGSGAKSLVAAKSGGIAQAAQPREEKKISLDAKDYAMDESVDENAFVDDIDTGGEVDVDDFDNLVHGAVDELEVIEDEKLDALSGEVEAPIVKLVNGILLRAAKAGVSDIHIEPYEKKFRVRYRLDGVLKTVMGLPLKIRNAIISRIKIMSSLDIAERRLPQDGRIKLKMSKNKVMDFRVSVLPTLFGEKIVMRLLDKSNLQLDMTKLGFDEDQLVDFKEALGKPFGMVLVTGPTGSGKTTTLYSALSELNTDSENIMTAEDPVEFNLMGINQVQMKDEIGLNFAAALRSFLRQDPDIIMVGETRDYETAEIGVKAALTGHLVLSTLHTNDAPSTINRLLNMGVEPFLVSSAVILIVAQRLVRKACQNCKKPQKLPVETFIDAGFDPEEAKSIVSYRGEGCEICNQTGYKGRVALYEVMPLKDEIKELILQGASVFDLKKAAVNGGMKTLRASGLLKVKAGLTSLEEVVENTFPDKN
- the polA gene encoding DNA polymerase I, encoding MSTSNNSKTTFYIIDGNSYIYRAFYAIRGLSNSAGLPTNAVFGFANMLLKVIKDKAPALLAIVFDPKGPTRRHGEYKEYKAHRPPMPGDLIPQIPYIHKLVEAFRIPVFVIEGQEADDVIATLARNAESHGMDITIVTGDKDLLQLVGPRIKVYDTLKDKVYEPADVEERFSVPPDRVVEIMGLMGDASDNIPGVPGIGEKTAQVLIRQYRTIENLLAHTHEITKPKLKQSLIEYADLARLSRELAILHTDVPIEISYDDLKLKAPDGPALLRILKELEFTALLKHVIQEPEQDVEYRTILEEKDLQDLIRALSSTDEFCFDTETTSLDAMQAELVGISFSIRPHQAYYLPLGHRYPGAPKQISLEHALDALKPVMGDPAIRKIGQNIKYDLLVLGHYGIPVKGISFDTMIASYLLNPGKASHGMDALALEYLNHKTITYADVTGSGKKQIGFAEVDVQTATRYSGEDADITLRLKQTLAPLLREQDLERLFSDMEMPLMEVLVDMERVGVKINAEYLSLMSKKLGIDMAGIERSIYELAGTEFNINSPKQLAEILFVKLKLTPTKKTKTGFSTNVDVLEALAPLHPLPAEILKFRTLSKLKSTYIDALPLMINPKTGRLHTSLNQTVTATGRLSSSEPNLQNIPIRTEVGREIRKAFIAEHGASLLSADYSQIELRVLAHMSKDPALIKTFQNDEDVHTRTASEIFGLTPEEITPEMRRKAKAVNFGIIYGISAFGLAQDIGVSNAEAKRYIDNYFARYPKVREFIDRTIRDATTNGYVSTLFNRRRFIPELASSTVAVRNFGERMAVNTPIQGTAADLIKLAMINVQKRITRESLQSKMILQVHDELVFEVPDREREPMKKLVKEEMEGVLALSVPIRVDMGVGKNWDEAH
- a CDS encoding DUF512 domain-containing protein, whose protein sequence is MLEIEHILPGSIAEELGLQAGDVLDSLNGKDVHDVIDYRFWVAEERIVIAFHTKDGKAKKLLIEKDPDDNLGLEFSPFRITRCHNRCIFCFVDQMPAGCRKSLYVKDDDFRASFLHGNYITLGALSENDWERIFRERLSPLYISVHTTDHPLRTFMLGNRKAPDILASMKRLASGGIMMHTQIVLCPGINDGDRLQKTLDDLSGLFPAVASIAVVPVGITSFRKTLFRLRSFTRSEARAVIERIAKLGSRFKRQLGTRLVFASDEFFIKAGEPFPRLSFYEELPQRENGVGMVSEFLRDVSRTRIPIKTTPMKLTLVTGVSFGRILKHALERFRTVEGPTIRLVIAQNGFFGPSVTVAGLLTGQDILRALKGKRLGDLVLIPSSALKEDEDLFLDNMQLAQLEQALSVRVLKADTFSELVNVLRGKGRRF
- a CDS encoding helix-turn-helix domain-containing protein, which gives rise to MKISDMIRQALEKKGFKNLKDASKVLGISPELLRVTINKGHIPKDSTLMVIANKLGLDKSMLVLAAHQEKVPDEVKGFFLSPSQAKFKRGKRKFPLSEEQTSYLEKILSIDEIMMLRKLRQVSDEAMVQINGYVDFMFASKKRP
- a CDS encoding shikimate dehydrogenase, translating into MISGKTSIYGIFGHPVEHTFSPGMHNSAFKKLGMDACYVPFAVPPGGLADAVRAIVPLGLRGVNVTVPHKERVLAFLDELSEEARLIGAVNTIEIRKGRLIGHNTDGRGFLRSLREHGDLDPKGKKFLFIGSGGAARAVSFSLALAGAAEIVFRDLDARKASVLANDIREKTGVPAITIGQESLSEHAADADCLINATPLGLKKTDPLPIPAKFVTRNHLVCDLVYNPPETALLNVAKKRHAKRLSGLGMLLYQGVIALEIWTGGKAPVLVMKNALARQIR